Genomic DNA from Cucurbita pepo subsp. pepo cultivar mu-cu-16 chromosome LG13, ASM280686v2, whole genome shotgun sequence:
GGTTAGATTCAGTTTTGGGAGTGAAGGAAAAATTCATATCTTATACGTTTGTAAGCATAACAAGTGAGACAAAGCGTGGTATGCTGATCTCCTTTCTACCATTTTTTATCAGATGATAAAGACATGAActtagtttcaattttaaattttatagtgATGTTCAATCCAAATGTAACGTTTTCTTTACCGATCATCTACGTACACATCTCAGTTTCGATCAAAGTAGAGTTTTGGATTTGTTTACCGGTATGTCCTCAAGAAATAGCTATCTGCATTGctacaagaaaaaatgaactCGATGAGACTGAGAATGTGCTATATCGGCGACTGACCCAGGACGTGTTCATATGGATTTCACCCTATCTACTTTTTTCCAACTATGAGTCCAACTGCAAAGCTCCCTCTTTTCACGTGAGAGACGGTTGTTGCTGTGCTTCCACAGCTTCAATTCTCCATAATCTTTCTTCACGAGGCTCTGGTTTTTACTCTCTTAATCTTTTGTTCAATCCATTGTGATTGTATTATTGTAGCATCAGTGTCACTCAACAGAGCCGGTGTGGGGTGTTCCCAACTAaattattgaagaagaagaaagattacTGGGAATAATGAGAAGGGAGGAAGAACCTCTGTCGTTTACTTCTAATACGATAGGTTGAAGCACTCGACGACGATGACAATCGActtaaaactaatttaagaGACTGCTGAACAGTGTTTAAGCAGACACTTTTTTCACCATCTTTATTGCCAAGGACAAGTATGCTTTTAATGCGGCCACCAACACTAGCCATATCAGCCCTTATTGTGGTGAGCCTCAGCCCCTTGATCACTTGGATGAGCTCTGTGAACAGTTCTGGTCGATCGTCGCAGCTCACTGATACCTTAATCTCAATATTGTTCCTGCTGTGGTCTTCAACCATGGTGGAGTCAATAGTTACTTCATCCATGTCTGTTGGGACTGTCATGTTCTTGCTGGCTTCCATTGCTTTTCGCTTCAGATCTTTCACTTGATCGATCGCGCTTCCCAACAGAGCTGCCTTATCCATCTGCcatacaaacaaacaaagaagatgAGTCTCTGAGCATGGGATCTGTTATCAACTAGGAGAATGGAAAAGTAGATGCTTTTTGCTATGTTCAGTGTTTCTGGTCATCCCAGTTAGAAAGAGAaaggtagagagagagagagagagagagagagagagagagagagagagagacaagaTTACCTTATCAGATTTGGGAATGAGTTTCCGAAGGGTTGCAAGCTGAGCATTGATTCTGTCCCTACGCCTCTTTTCCGCTTGGCTATGGCTCTTGGAAGCAGAAGCTGCTCTGTCTTCACCAATAATTCCTTCTACTGGAGTCGAAAACGAAGGGAACCCATCAATCCGAAGCTCTGTTGAGCTTGAAGGCTGAGGATTAATCATCCATGGAAGACGCAGAGAAGGTTCAGGGCTTGAATCTAGCCCCTCAGGCTTATCCCAGTTATCCTCCATAACTGATGCAGAAGGGGAGGCAGGGCCAGTCTTCTTAAATCCGTCTCGAAGTTTAGTTTTTATGGTTGCATCTGGAGAGCTACTGTTGATTGCactaataacaacaataataataataatgtgtgTGATCTTTATATCTTGATGGTGATTGGTGTGATGTCCAATAGCCTTTAATTCGTCAAACCGAAAATCATTTTTGGCTGTGTATGGCTGTCGTTTCAGTTTGAAGTTTCCGTTTTTCCCTCTGATAAAGCTAAGCCTCCACGATCTGATCAATTAAAGATTGTCCTTATGTAAAACCATTACCCaccaaatttaaatcattgttttcagcaaagaaaaaaaaaatgaaacatagCCATAAACAGAGCACACCAAGGAACTCGACTAATTGTTGGATCTAACGAGATCCCAATCCCATATTGCCCTGGAAACAGAGGCAGATCCAAAGGATCTTTGATTTTGGGATGAACTATCACAGAAAATTTCCATCTCCATACAGAATCAACTCCGACCCATTTGGACTTATGGCAAGTTCTTTTATGGGTTTGCGTCAAAAAACCTTCTTTCCCTTACAATCCCATCTATACACTATCAGTTTAGTACTCTAAAATTCCCAGTACTGTGTCTTTAAACATAGGatctatttttctcttcccctTCCAAGATAAGGTCATACAGATTTATTATGAAAAGAATATCTCGAGacataaaaatagaaaaacaaccAAGACTGAGAGTTTCAGGATATAATACTGAATATTTCCATTATGGAGGCTGAAAATGGAGCCCAGCACTTTACACTCCATACCAACAGGTCCTCCATGTTTCCAAGTAACTTATGCATCTTTTTGTAGGCGACTTTTCATGTAGCTTTGTGGATGTGCCTGTTAACAGTTACAGTAGTGTAAAAGATTagaaagagggaaagaagaaacCCTCAAACAACTTTACCAACTAAAGCATCTTCTCTTGAATAGGATtcccagagagagagagagcctGACCTTAGCGGCTTGTTCAGAAAGAATCGGTGGTCTTTGTTGACAGAAGAAGGAAACAACAAAGCTTGAACTGCAATGCAAAAAGGGGGGCCATAATGTAGGGCCCCGTTTTGCACAAACCATGTAATTGAATGTATTAAAGATTGATACGACTTCTGATCAACTACTCGAAATTGCAAAAGTCCCATCTCAAAATCATGTGGGGGCCATAATTTCCCGTCTTTTTGCACTAATTTGAAGAGAAGACGAGTGTGGGGGGTTGCTTCAGGTAGATGAGAAGAGAGTGTGGTGTGTGGATGGGGATTGGGTTGAGACGAATAATTTCGTCGGCAACAGACATACGAGAAAAATGTGccaaatcataataataataatataactCCATCAACGTGCTCCTGTCCACCATATAATTGACATCTCCTTCGCAGCCGCAACTATATACAACTTATGTGAACCATacgactctctctctctctctctctctctcataagTTTAGATTATCAAAAAGTTCTACCAATTCAGAACAATTCACTGTTTGTTCCTAGACGTACACAATCGGGTTATAAACTTAGAAGTTAGTGGACCCTGGTCTACTTGCAACTACCCGCATGTGCATCTATTTAAAGGCGAGAACACTGGCTAAACTAAAATTTCCAAGAAAACGTCCATACAGTAGTGCTAAGGCATAATGATGTTAACTACAACTGAATTCGGAGACATCCAAAAGAAGATGGTAGTTGCAAAACTCAAATTACATCACCTCCATAGATTCAATCATAAAGCAGAATCTTCAAACGGATACAGCTCGGAAGAACCTTGAGTTATaataaactcataattttcAAAGTTGATTGAAAGAATTATTCACAGCAGAAGTGGTACGAAATGAAAAGCATCACTCAAAGAAGACCGATGAAACACGGTAACCAAACAAGAACTAAGCATATCCATCAGCAATAGAGGGGCGGGGGAAGGAACCGAAGGAAAAACGAAAATCTATGAATCTGGTTTTTATCATCATTTAAAGCAGCATTTCCTAATGAAAGGCCAGGCTACAatggaggagaaaaaaaaaatcttaaaatacagAACCCTCAGGTTGCTGCCCAGCATCCAAAAAAATGCCTGCACTAACAAAAGAATATTACAAGACAAGTCCACAACACTATAACACAGGAACAGAACGACAAAAATTCGAGAATTATTCACCCGTAGAAGAAGTGGGGGAGAagcataaaattaaagtaagaAAAGCCCCCCATTTGTTGCAGGGTTCAACTCTCCCCAGAATCTATGGTCGATTCCCGCATTTTTTTACTAgggttttctatttttttaatagctGCTACCCATCGGTGGCATGCCGAAAGGTGGCATTGGTGGCATTCCCAATCCACCcattggtggtggtggaggcgCAAAGCCTGGCATTCCTGGTCCCCCTCCCATACCAGGCATTGGCGGTGCAGGCAAAGCAAGAGGCAGCAACTGAGCATACATGTTCTGCGGTTGAAGCTCACAATCAGAACACAGAAAGAAACATTGAACAGCTGGGATGATGCAAAGGGGCAACAAATTGATAAGAGCCTGACACAAAAACTGAGGGATTTACCTGCTGAGCAATAACGtccttctcttccttctctttggCCTTGACTTCTTTCTGAGCCTCAATCTTGTCCTTCACAAGTTCATCAACCTTTCCGGTATATTCTCTGATAAACTgcaatataaagaaaaaatttcagCAGGTCACATACTACTATGTTATGTAGataatcatatttttcttaacaatGAAGACTAACCGATGACAAAGGCCACAAGAAATCTGTAAGATCAAACTTAACTTAGCTGAGCAACAAGCATTTGTAGATAGTTTCCAAAGGTATGTTAGGTCAAGGTTCTAAATAAGCCTCAATTTTTTAAGCTTGGTGTTGGAAAGTCTAGGTTTGTGTCATTTATGTTAAAAGATTGTGCAATAGAATGAGTTAGAAACTAGGGTTTGGTGTGTctgtatttgtatttgatttATGTGTTTATGATCAATTTTGTTAATGagttttttctaataaaaaaacaatttcattgatgaaagTTATAATATGAGGTATAATAAGAGGTAAATTTCCCATGTATAGTTTTCTAACTTGGAATACTATTAAGTTTAGAATGTGAGATTTGTAAGCTCATAGGCCAGAATATGAAAACTTCCTATCCAAACATGCTAGGAAGACAGCTAACGGCTTAACTTGGAAGATCAATTTCATCAGAACCAAAACCCAAGTTCCCAGAAAACATTGGTGGAAACCAAAGAATCTTCAGATTTAAAGTCCTACCAATAAACCTGGATAATAAAAAGTGGTATGAGTTAAGAGAAGTCACCTGCAACAGGTATGGGAAAGCAAAGTCGATCATGTTGTTGACCCAGGCAAGTTCAAGAGCAACATCTGCCCGAACCAAGTCATAACAAACAAAGAGGCATGAAGCAAAGCATTCCTTCTTTCCCTGCACAGAAaccatttataaaaagatCAATACTAATTTCATTTGCCGACTTTCTGAGTATAGAAAATGCTACATACACAGCAGAGCTAAAAAGCAAGAAATCATATATGAGATCAAGGCCACCTCAACCAAAAGCACCAAGCAACCCATGTTCACAcaagaaataaaggaaatgCTTTTACCCGCATCCCAGATACAAGAATTTGATCTATTTGACCCAATTGTAAAAATTGGATTTTCTGTTATTCAAACTGTGGATCTTGTAGTGAAAATTTTAGATCCAGGTAagtcaaaaaataataataataaaataaaataataaagagcTTTGTTTCACATCCAGCGAGAACAATTGAACGCTGACACAGTTTTCAATTATTGGATCTGCAGTTACTTTAACCTTGTGGCTCCATCACTCTTAGCAATTTAACattcaatatttcaaaattttgcgTCAAAATGCATGAGCATGCTTgtttaaacaacaaaaaatatcaaacatacTTGTTCGATGAAGTAAACAAGCAACTCCTCGGCAAGTTCACGGTCACCAGATTGGGATGCTGTCTCCATTGCATCCTTGTAGAGATTGTCTTTCTTTGACAAGGCAATGGATTGCTTCCATCTTCCGGCTTTTTTGTATATGTAGGCTGCAACACGTCTCATTTCAAGTAACTCATGCTTTTCGATCTGCACAAAAGCacatcattaaatttttgcaACAAGATTTATTACTCATCCAACTGGAAACATCACTCACCTTCTGTGCAAGACCTATTTGATCAAAATTATCGTGCAAATCAGTTGATTCGCGCAATCTATCATAGTCTTCCTCCTCAACATATATTCCATTCAAGGCCTCATTCACAGCAGACACATTGTTGCTCTGAACTGCAATCATGTATGGCTTCACAAGCAACAAGTGACCAGCCTAATATCCAAGAGAAAGGAACACTCAGCATCAAGAGCCAAGACGACTACCAAAGTAAGGAATCagtgtaagaaaaaaaaagggcccCGAAGTATAACCTTCCTCATAATATCAACAACTCGTGTGTGGTCTACACGAAGTGCAAGCACATTAAGAAGATCGTTAATAAGATCAGGATGCTCTTGCAAGTAGAAATGCACAGCCTTGTAATACAATTCCACATTAGCAACTTTGACAGCAACATCTTTAAACTGCATGTGATCCCATGCTTCGGGAGAATGATTCATGATGGTAGTTGCAGCATTATCAAATTCATCATACTGGATATACAAATAGGTAAGTTCCTTCCAATGCTGCTGTTCATCACAAGCTCGTATAAGCTTGGGAATATTCAGCCGGGTTGAGAAAAGTTTGATATGCTCCATAAGCTTCTCGTGGCGGTATCTAGCATACAAAACTCCCAACTCAGTGAAGATACCCATATGAGCACGCTCAAGCCCCAGTCC
This window encodes:
- the LOC111808211 gene encoding transcription factor bHLH51-like — encoded protein: MECKVLGSIFSLHNGNIQSWRLSFIRGKNGNFKLKRQPYTAKNDFRFDELKAIGHHTNHHQDIKITHIIIIIVVISAINSSSPDATIKTKLRDGFKKTGPASPSASVMEDNWDKPEGLDSSPEPSLRLPWMINPQPSSSTELRIDGFPSFSTPVEGIIGEDRAASASKSHSQAEKRRRDRINAQLATLRKLIPKSDKMDKAALLGSAIDQVKDLKRKAMEASKNMTVPTDMDEVTIDSTMVEDHSRNNIEIKVSVSCDDRPELFTELIQVIKGLRLTTIRADMASVGGRIKSILVLGNKDGEKSVCLNTVQQSLKLVLSRLSSSSSASTYRIRSKRQRFFLPSHYSQ